The Tautonia plasticadhaerens nucleotide sequence GCGGCGGCGGCCTCGTCGGTCGACCCCCGATCCCCCCAGGGCGCGGTCCCCGGCAACTCCTGGGAGGCCGCCCGGTCCCCCATCAGGCCCGGCAGGACGATCAAGACGGCGGCGACGCGGTTCATCGGCAATCCTCCTCGGGTCGGATCCTCCCCGACTTCGATATCCCCTCCGCCCCCCCGACTCAAGGGCCGGGCGGCCCGATGCCCCCATCTTCCTCCTCGGGAGGGGAAGATCCCCCTCTCCCCGCCCCTCGAGTCCCCGAGTCTTCCCCCTCCCCCCTCGGCCCGGATTCCTCCCCGGCCGGGGAACCGCACTCCGGCCCTAACGATGGTCTCCCTCGGGCGATACGACGCGAAAATGGTCCGGGATGTGCGTCAGGCCGAGGCCCGGCGACTTGCAAAATCGCGCAATGCGGTGTAAACAGTAAAAGAGTGCCGCCTGACAAAAATGGACCATTCGGGAAAAATGGAATATCCGGGCGGCTTCTGAAGACAGGGATGGCGAGGTAATCCCAGTCCCCCCCCTCGCGGAGCACTGACGATGCATCGGATGTTGAGTCGAGCCCTCGTGCTCTCGGCCGCGACGATCGGCCTGACGGCGGCCCAGACGGCCTCGGCCTGCCACGGCTGCGGCAAGCCGGCGGCCCCCTGCGTGCCGATGGTGCCGCAGACGGTCACCAGCTATTGCACGGTGACCGAGACGGTGATCGACCGCGTGCCGGTCACGGTCATGAAGACGACCTTCCGGACCGAGCAGGTGCCGGTGGAGGTCCCGGTGACGCGCTGCGTCGTCGAGGAGATCCCGGTCACGAAGATGGTCACCCGGGTGCACAAGGTGACCGAGATGGTGGCGAAGCCGGTGAAGCGCTGCGGCCACCACGGCCACTGCGGCGGCTGCGTGACGATGGTCCCGGTGACGCGCTGCATCCCCGAGAAGGTGCCGGTCACGAAGTACGTCAAGAAGCCCCGGCCGGTCACCGAGATGGTGACCCGACTCAAGACGATCCGGGTGCCGGAACAGGTGCCGGTGACGGTCACCAAGTGCGTGCCCCGCCAGGTGGTCCGCCAGGTGCCGGTGACCAGGACCGTGATGGTGCCGGCCGTCTACGCCCCGGCCTCCTACGCCGCGGCCCCCCAGGCCGCCCCGAGCGGCCAGGCCTCGCCGCAGGGCTGACGCGGGCCGTCCCGCACGATCCGACCGTTCGTCCCTCGGCCTCGGGCCCGGGGCGCCCCTGCCGGGGGCGTCCCGGGCCCCTCGCGTTGCCGGCCCGACGGGTGGCGGGGGGCCGGGCTTGCGGGCGTGCCCGCCCGGGGGGAAAATGCGGCCTTGGGCCGGGCCGATCCGGCCCCGACTCGTCGCAATCGAACGACCGGTATCGCGTGGGGGAGCCCGTCATGGCCCAGTGCCAGACCAATCCGGACGGCCGCTGCACGATGGAGCCGCCGTGCCCGCCCGGCGAATGCTACCTGGGCTCGGTCCTGATGAAGGAGCACGCCGCCGCCGCCGCCTCGGTCCGGGAGGACCCGACGGTCGCCCGGTATCTCGCCGGCGTGACGCTCCCCTACGCCCGGGAGCCGGTCGTCGAGGGGGAGCAATGGGAGCGCACCAAGCTCTCGCTGCTCAACGCCGTGCTCGACACCCTCGTGCCCGGCGCCCGGCTGGTCGTCGAGGCCGAGGAGGATTCCGGGGAACCCCGGCGTGTCTACCTCGGCCGGGGCCCCGCCTTCGACCGGCCCCGGGACCTCGCCGCCACGCTCCGCCAGCTCGCCGACCGCCTCGACGGCGTCGAGTAGGATGACGCCCTCCCTCGCCGGCCCGGCGGCCTCGCCCCGGGCCGGGCCGGTCGGCGGCCGTCTCCCGCCTCACGCCAGTTGCTTCCGGATGATCTCCTTCAGGCCCGTCGCCATCCGGCCCCCGAGCAGCCCGGAGAGCAGGGGCAGGTCGATCGACGCGTGGATCCGCTCCGCGTCGACCCGCATCTCGGCCAGGGCCCCGGTGGCCGAGAGCCGCACGGCGTCCCGATCGGGGGACCACTCGACCTTCTGGATCATCGGCCCGTAGCGCCGTTTGGCTTCGTCGACGGCCATCTCCAGCCGGGCCTTCGCGTCGGCCTCGGTGCGCTCGTGCTTGATGGTGAACTCGATCAGGGGCATGGCGGGCGGGCCTCTCCGGGGTCGATCCGGGCGGGAGTGGTCCGATCGGCCCCCTCCCGATCGGATCCGGAGCAACTGTCGGGCCCTCGGCCGTCGGGTACCCCCTGGATCGCCCGGCCCAGCGCCTCCATCAGGATCGGGGCGGCCTGGGGGCCGACGCTGTTTATCTCGCCGTACTGGGCCCGGTCCCGGCCGTAGGCGAAGGGGGCGACCCGGTCCCACTGGCGACGGGGGATGATGTAGCCGACCTCGTCGTTGGCCAGGCCGAGGATCAGGCCCTGGCCCTCGGGCAGCAGCCCCAGCACCGAGGGCTCGACCGCCGCATCGGGGAAATCGGCATTCGGGTCGGCCGGGTCCTCGACCTCCCCCGAGACCAGCTCCGGGTACAGCTCTCCCGGGATCCCGGCCACGTGCAGGGCACCCAGCCGGAGGTAGGCCACCTCGGTCAGGACCGCCAGGGGGCCGAAGATGTTCCTCCGGCCCAGCGCCTTGCCCGGGGAGAACGGGTCCCCCGTCCAGCGGTAGCCGAGTCGGTCGAGCACCCCGGCCGCCCTCGCCACCCGGTAGAGCGTGTTCTCCAGCGGCAGGGCCACGTCGACCGTCGAGACGGCGAAGGGGGTCAGCGCGATCGGCCCGGCCCCCCCGATCGCCTCGTCGGCCAGGTCCGCCACGGCCTCGCCGTAGGCCTCGGCGAAGGCGAACTCCCCCTCCCGGTAGGAGGCACCGTCGGGCGTCTTCAACACGTCCTCGGCCGCCGACATCAGGCCGCCGATCGCCCCGCTGAAGTACGCCACCGGGCAGCCGTGCCGGGCCTCCAGCGCCGCCACGGTGGCATACGGGAAGTCGGCCGTGACCAGGGTATTGTGGCTCCCCAGGTTTTCGGGGTGGCAGTTCCACTGCACGAGGAGCCCGATCGGCTCCCCTCCTCCGGGAGGGGAGAATCGGAGGACCCGGAGCACGCCGTCCTTCACGACCGGCGTGCGGCTGTCGGCCAGCAGCGACGCGTCCTCGGCGGTCCCGTATTCGGCGATCGCGGGGGAGAGCGACGCCTCCGCCTCCCTCACGGACGCCACGATCCCGTCTCCCACCCGCTTCACATACTCGGGGTCCACCCCCGAGGTCGTCGGCCCCGGCCCCCAGAGGCCGATCACGTCCGGCCCCTCGTGGTTGTGGGTCGAGGCGACCAGGACGTACGAGAACCCTTCCAATCGCTCCCGAGCCGCCAGCGTCACCTCGTGCTGGAGGCCGATCAGGTCGACCGACACCAGCGCGATCCGATGCTCCCCGTCCTCCAGCACGACCGCCCGGGACCAGAGCGGGTCGTGCACCCCGGTCGCCTCGCGGCCCTGCCCGAATCCGGCCAGGTAGACCGGCTTCGAGCCCTCGCCGACCCCCGGCGTGATGTCCGCCCGGCCGAAGCCGACCCGCAACCCCTCCGCCCCCGACGCCGCCCCGGCCAGCCAGGCCAGGATGATCGCCCCTCGAAGTCCCACCATCGTCGCTCCTCCCCGCCTCGGGCCGAGACTGCCATGCACGGGGATCACATGGTGGGCCATCGGGCCGCCCGGTGCCAGGGGGAGGGGGATCCCACGCAGGGCCGCAGCGAAGCGGAGCGAGAAGGATCATCTCCTCCCTCCCTCCTCTCTGCGCCTCCGCGGCTCCGCGTGGGCTCCCCCCCCGGTTGCCCTTCCCAAGACCTCCCCCGATGGCGACACTGGCGCCCATGCCGGCTCGGGTCGAGCCGGGTCGAGGAGCCCCCGCGATGGAACCGTTCGTGACGATCGTCTCCGGCCTGCCCCGGTCGGGCACGTCGATGATGATGCGGATGCTGGAGGCCGGCGGCATGCCCGTCGTCACCGACGCCGTCCGCGAGGCCGACGTCGACAACCCCCGGGGATACTACGAGTTCGAGCCCGCCAAGAAGACCAGGGACGACCCCTCCTGGCTCGACTCGGCCCACGGCAAGGCCGTCAAGATGGTCTACCAGCTCCTCTACGACCTGCCCGCCGACCGGCACTACCGCGTCCTCTTCATGCGGAGGGAGATGGACGAGGTCCTCGCCTCCCAGCGCAAGATGCTCTCCCGGCTCGGCCGGGACGACGGCGGCATCTCCGACGACAAGATGTCCGCCCTCTTCCGCTCCCAGCTCGCCAAGTTCGAGGCCTGGGCCGCCTCCCAGTCCCACCTGGCCATCCTCGACGTCGACTACAACCGGATGGTCTCCGACCCGCTCCCCCTGGCCGAGTCCGTCAACGCCTTCCTCGGCGGCGTCCTCGACGCGAAGGCGATGGCCGGCGTCGTCGAGCCGGACCTCTACCGCAACCGGGCAGACAGGGCAAATCGCTGAGCGAAGACGACCCAGGATCGGCGGTCCTCCCTCGGAAGGTGTTCAGTCGAGGTCCGGGACCGCTGCCCCAGGTTCGACTTCGATCCGCCTGCGGGCCAGATCGATCGACAACCATCCGGTCGCATCCTCGGGAGGGACGAGCGACGACCAGGGGATCTCGTCCCGAGTCCTGACGGCTCGGGGAAGCACGAGGGCGAATTCCCACTCCTCCTGGGAGTGCCCCCGGCAGATCCAGGCCCGCCCTTCGATACGTGCAGCAACGTTGTCGAAGTGGTAGGCATTCGGGATGAATCTGTCGCACCAGAGCGAACGCAGCGAGTTGTCGGGCATGCCCGACAACTCGCGAATGACTCGATACTCCAGGCAGGGCCAGAACGCGTCCTCGTTCAACATCTCTCCCCGTTGCTACACGGTCGGCCCTGGCACTCCCTGGGCCGATCCATCGAGGTTCAGGCGCTTGCCGCGTCCTCCGCCATCCGGACCAGCGTCCTCACGAAGCAGCCCGTCCCGCCGGCGTCCTGCGAGGGGGAGTCGGAATCGGCCCAGGCGGGGCCGGCGATGTCCAGGTGGGCCCAGGGGCGGCCGCCGACGAACTCTTCGAGGAACTTCGCCGCGATGATCGCCCCACCCCACTTCGAGCCGACGTTCTTCAGGTCGGCCACCGGGCTCTTGAGCGACTCCCGGTAGTCGCCGTCCATCGGCATCCGCCAGAGCCGTTCCCCCTCGGCCGAGGCGGCGGCGCGGACCAGCTCGGCCGTCTCGTCGTCATTGGCGAACAGCCCGGCCACCTTCTGCCCCAGGGCCGCCATGCACGAGCCGGTCAGCGTGGCCAGGTCGATGATTCGGATCGGTGCCTGCTCGCTGGCCAGGCAGAGGGCGTCGGCCAGGATCAGCCGGCCCTCGGCGTCGGTGTTCATCACCTCGACCGTCTTGCCGTTGCGCATCGTCAGGACGTCCCCCAGCTTCATCGCCCGGCCGCCGGTCAGGTTCTCGGTCAGGGGCAGATAGCCCCGGACGTTCACCCGTAGGTTCAGGCGGGCGATCGCCGTCATCGCGGCGGCCACGATCGCGGCGCCGCTCATGTCGGCCTTCATGTCCTCCATCGAGGCGGAGGGCTTCAGCGACAGGCCCCCCGAGTCGAACGTGACCCCCTTGCCGACCAGGGCGGTCGTCGGCGCGTCCGGGCCCGCCCCCTGCCATCCCAGGAGGACGAAGCTCGGGGGCTCGTCCGACCCCGCCGCCACCCCGAGCAGCCCTCCGAGCCGCTCCCGCCGGATCCGGGCCTCGTCCCAGACCTCCACCGACAGCCCGGCGGCGCCGGCCTCGTTGCGGAGCCGGTCGGCCAGCAGCCTCGGGGACTTCCGGGCCGGGGGCAGGTTGACCAGCTCCCTCGCCAGGTTCACCGCCCGGCCGACGACCTCCCCCCGGCGGACGGCGTCCTCCAGCAGCGTCGCGTCGGCCGTCGAGCCGGGGGGCACGATCAGCCGGAGTCCCTCGAAGGGGTGTCGCCCCGGCTCCGACTTCGCCAGGCCCGGCCCGCTCAGGCCGACCGTCACCCCCTGGACCAGGTGCGAGGCCACCTCGCTCGGCATCCCCGCCCCGGGCAGGACCACGCCGACCACGCCCCGGGGCTTGCCGCCGAGCCGCTTGCCCAGGAGCGTCCCCATCTCGAAGGCCTCGCTCGCGCCGAAGACCTCCCCCGGCCCGAGCCCGAGCACCAACATCGACCCGGCCGACACCCCGCCCGGCCCGTGGATCGGCACCGCCTCGCCGCCGGAGCCGGAGAGGTCCTTCGACTCGACCAGCCGGGCGATCACCCCGGCGGAAGGCGTCTCCCGGAGCCAGGCCGGGGCCACGGGGGGATCCTCGAACAGCCCGACGACGAGCCAGTCGACCTGGGAGCGGGCGGGGTCCTCGGCGACGATCCGGATCTGCATCGCTCGGCGTTCCTTCCGTCTCGATCCTGCTGCGGCGAAGGGACACATTCTTCCCTCCCGCCCCGCCCCGCGCCAAGCCGGCTTGCCGATCGGGCGGGTCGCCGCTAGAATCCGGCCTCGCACGTCTCGACCGGGCGGGCTCGGACCATCCCGGGCCCCCGGACTCGGGCTCCCGGCACCGGGCCTCCGACCTCCCTCCGCCGATCCTCCCCCTTCGCCCGGAGCCCGGAATCGATCGGATCGGACCCGCCCCCGGCCCCCGGGAGGCCGGTCGAACGCGGAGGTCGACCGATGCAGACGCGACCGGGCCCGCCGACTCGACGGCTGGCCGTCCTGACCCTCGCCCTGATCAGCCTGGCCGCCGCCGGCTGCGTCGAGCGGCGCTACACCGTCCGCACCGACCCCCCCGGCGCCCTCGTCTCCATCAATGGCGAGGAGGCCGGCATCAGCCCCGTCTCGGTCAACTACGAGTACTACGGCGACCGCCGGGTCACCATCCAGGCCGAGGGCTACGAGACGATCAACACCTCCGTCCCCGTCCGGGCCCCCTGGTGGGACAACGCCCTCACCGGCTTCGTCTCCGAGAATCTCATCCCCTTCACCCTCCGGGACGAGCGTGACTTCCGGTTCACCATGGCCCCGGCCGTCACCCCCCCCACCGGCGACCTCATCGGCCGGGGCCTCCAGCTCCGCCAGCAGTCCCTCCAGCCCGCCCCCCAACGCCCCGGCTCGTTCTGGCGCTTCTTCGCGTTCTGAACCCGATCACCCGCCCCCTCCGCGCCGTCATTTGCCTTCTGTACCGACGAACAGTAAAATGCGCCCGTACACCAAGCGTGCGCCGACTCGTCGGGGACGGAGGGAGGCGGCCGATGGCGGACGGAGCGACGATCGAGGCCCCCGTGCCGGTGCCGGCCTCGGCCGGGCCCGGCCCTTCGGGGCGTGAACTGCCGGGATTGACCCGGGTCCGGCGCCGGGGGCCGCTGTTCCGGCCCGCCCGGGGGGGCCCGGCGAACCCCGGCCTCTTCGGCCTGGACCTGACGGCGGGGTGCGCCCTCGGCTGTTCGTTCTGCTACGTCCGGGGGACCGTGCGCGACCCGGGCCCCGGCCGACTGCTGTTCGACCCCGACGTCTCCTCGCTCGTCGGCCCGGCCCTCGACGCGATGGAGCGGCCCCCGGCCCGGGTCGTCCTCAGCCCCAGCAGCGACCCCC carries:
- a CDS encoding polyhydroxyalkanoic acid system family protein, producing MPLIEFTIKHERTEADAKARLEMAVDEAKRRYGPMIQKVEWSPDRDAVRLSATGALAEMRVDAERIHASIDLPLLSGLLGGRMATGLKEIIRKQLA
- a CDS encoding neutral/alkaline non-lysosomal ceramidase N-terminal domain-containing protein; translation: MVGLRGAIILAWLAGAASGAEGLRVGFGRADITPGVGEGSKPVYLAGFGQGREATGVHDPLWSRAVVLEDGEHRIALVSVDLIGLQHEVTLAARERLEGFSYVLVASTHNHEGPDVIGLWGPGPTTSGVDPEYVKRVGDGIVASVREAEASLSPAIAEYGTAEDASLLADSRTPVVKDGVLRVLRFSPPGGGEPIGLLVQWNCHPENLGSHNTLVTADFPYATVAALEARHGCPVAYFSGAIGGLMSAAEDVLKTPDGASYREGEFAFAEAYGEAVADLADEAIGGAGPIALTPFAVSTVDVALPLENTLYRVARAAGVLDRLGYRWTGDPFSPGKALGRRNIFGPLAVLTEVAYLRLGALHVAGIPGELYPELVSGEVEDPADPNADFPDAAVEPSVLGLLPEGQGLILGLANDEVGYIIPRRQWDRVAPFAYGRDRAQYGEINSVGPQAAPILMEALGRAIQGVPDGRGPDSCSGSDREGADRTTPARIDPGEARPPCP
- a CDS encoding sulfotransferase family protein encodes the protein MEPFVTIVSGLPRSGTSMMMRMLEAGGMPVVTDAVREADVDNPRGYYEFEPAKKTRDDPSWLDSAHGKAVKMVYQLLYDLPADRHYRVLFMRREMDEVLASQRKMLSRLGRDDGGISDDKMSALFRSQLAKFEAWAASQSHLAILDVDYNRMVSDPLPLAESVNAFLGGVLDAKAMAGVVEPDLYRNRADRANR
- a CDS encoding leucyl aminopeptidase, with product MQIRIVAEDPARSQVDWLVVGLFEDPPVAPAWLRETPSAGVIARLVESKDLSGSGGEAVPIHGPGGVSAGSMLVLGLGPGEVFGASEAFEMGTLLGKRLGGKPRGVVGVVLPGAGMPSEVASHLVQGVTVGLSGPGLAKSEPGRHPFEGLRLIVPPGSTADATLLEDAVRRGEVVGRAVNLARELVNLPPARKSPRLLADRLRNEAGAAGLSVEVWDEARIRRERLGGLLGVAAGSDEPPSFVLLGWQGAGPDAPTTALVGKGVTFDSGGLSLKPSASMEDMKADMSGAAIVAAAMTAIARLNLRVNVRGYLPLTENLTGGRAMKLGDVLTMRNGKTVEVMNTDAEGRLILADALCLASEQAPIRIIDLATLTGSCMAALGQKVAGLFANDDETAELVRAAASAEGERLWRMPMDGDYRESLKSPVADLKNVGSKWGGAIIAAKFLEEFVGGRPWAHLDIAGPAWADSDSPSQDAGGTGCFVRTLVRMAEDAASA
- a CDS encoding PEGA domain-containing protein, which encodes MQTRPGPPTRRLAVLTLALISLAAAGCVERRYTVRTDPPGALVSINGEEAGISPVSVNYEYYGDRRVTIQAEGYETINTSVPVRAPWWDNALTGFVSENLIPFTLRDERDFRFTMAPAVTPPTGDLIGRGLQLRQQSLQPAPQRPGSFWRFFAF